One window of Marinobacterium aestuarii genomic DNA carries:
- the nuoI gene encoding NADH-quinone oxidoreductase subunit NuoI: MFSELRSLWKVLQHTVRPRETVQYPEQQPYLAPRYRGRIVLTRDPDGEERCVACNLCAVACPVDCIALQKTEDDQGRWYPEFFRINFSRCILCGLCEEACPTLAIQLTPDFEMCEYDRQNMVYEKEDLLISGPGKYPDYSFYRVAGKAIGGKDKGQAAQEAEPINVKSLLP; the protein is encoded by the coding sequence ATGTTCAGTGAGCTCAGATCGCTCTGGAAGGTGCTGCAGCATACGGTTCGGCCGCGTGAAACGGTGCAGTATCCGGAACAGCAGCCCTACCTGGCGCCCCGCTACCGGGGCCGCATCGTGCTGACCCGGGACCCGGATGGTGAGGAACGCTGCGTTGCCTGCAATCTCTGTGCGGTGGCCTGTCCGGTGGACTGCATCGCCCTGCAGAAGACCGAGGATGATCAGGGCCGCTGGTATCCCGAGTTCTTTCGCATCAATTTTTCGCGCTGCATCCTCTGTGGCCTCTGTGAGGAGGCCTGCCCGACCCTGGCGATTCAGCTGACACCGGATTTTGAAATGTGTGAATACGACCGGCAGAACATGGTGTACGAGAAAGAGGATCTGCTGATCAGTGGCCCGGGGAAGTATCCCGACTACAGCTTCTATCGCGTGGCGGGCAAGGCCATCGGGGGCAAGGACAAGGGGCAAGCGGCCCAGGAAGCCGAGCCGATCAACGTCAAGAGTCTGCTGCCATAG
- the nuoJ gene encoding NADH-quinone oxidoreductase subunit J, giving the protein MQLLFDLSALIALLAAWQVIRGVNAVHALLYLIVTLLAIALMFFMLGAPFAAALEVIIYAGAIMVLMVFVIMMLNQGDSAVGQERAWLAGRIWRGPALLSAVLLAQLGYLLLPAAVVGRDAAAVDAVAVGHALYGPYLLLVELASMLLLAALVGAWHLTRALKHRPRE; this is encoded by the coding sequence ATGCAACTACTGTTTGATCTGAGTGCCCTCATTGCCCTGCTGGCCGCCTGGCAGGTGATTCGTGGCGTCAATGCGGTGCATGCGCTGCTGTACCTGATCGTTACATTGCTGGCCATTGCCCTGATGTTCTTCATGCTCGGCGCCCCCTTCGCCGCGGCGCTGGAGGTGATCATTTATGCCGGTGCCATCATGGTGCTGATGGTATTCGTGATCATGATGCTGAATCAGGGCGACAGTGCTGTCGGCCAGGAGCGGGCCTGGCTTGCAGGCCGGATCTGGCGGGGACCGGCGCTGCTGTCTGCCGTGCTGCTGGCACAGCTGGGCTATCTGTTGCTGCCGGCAGCGGTGGTCGGCAGGGACGCGGCCGCTGTCGATGCCGTGGCGGTGGGGCACGCGCTCTACGGTCCCTATCTGCTGCTGGTGGAGCTGGCATCCATGCTGTTGCTGGCCGCGCTCGTCGGTGCCTGGCACCTGACCCGCGCCCTGAAACATCGACCACGGGAGTAA
- the nuoK gene encoding NADH-quinone oxidoreductase subunit NuoK: MDSPGLLVPVEHGLLFAAALFCIGLAGVLTRRNLLFMLMSLELMLNAAAFVFVLAGAVHGNADGQVMFILILTLAAAEVAIALALVVQLYRRRRSLDIDSLDGMRG, from the coding sequence ATGGATAGCCCAGGACTGCTGGTGCCCGTCGAGCATGGCCTGCTGTTTGCGGCGGCGCTGTTCTGCATCGGGCTGGCCGGCGTGCTGACAAGGCGCAATCTGCTGTTCATGCTGATGTCGCTGGAGCTGATGCTCAATGCCGCGGCCTTTGTGTTCGTACTGGCGGGTGCGGTGCATGGTAATGCCGATGGCCAGGTGATGTTCATCCTGATCCTGACGCTGGCGGCCGCCGAGGTGGCTATTGCGCTGGCGCTGGTGGTGCAGCTGTATCGGCGCCGCCGCAGCCTGGATATCGACAGCCTTGACGGCATGCGAGGGTAG
- the nuoL gene encoding NADH-quinone oxidoreductase subunit L: MTAWLGWIPALPLFSSLVLLLVGGRIGHRLVTLLGVGSVLGSGLLSGMLIVDFVAAEGAAVTIRLLPWFSSPGLSVSFGLYFDGLSAVMLGVITGVGLLIHLYSAAYMAGDEGYARFFGYLNLFVGAMLLLVLADDFLLLYLGWEGVGLCSFLLIGFWYKEPGNGYAARKAFVVTRVGDIALAAALLIMIQQFGTLHIQTVIERAQLQWLGTDWSFWVALLLLGGAVGKSAQLPLQTWLPDAMAGPTPVSALIHAATMVTAGVYLIARTQGLFLLSPQVMELVALIGALTLFLAACSALVQHDLKRVLAYSTISQIGYMFFALGAGAFSAAIFHLMTHAFFKALLFLAAGQVILSLHHEQDLRRMGGLLRRLPFSALCFAIGCAALAALPLTSGFYSKDAILLQAYGLHGGSLAWWLALAGAGITALYSLRLFLKLFFGEAVTEPRPDMRPTLVVPLVLLCLLALLGALIPQPLEAVFVPLAVIEVPAAVHGAILVMPWLGLATGALLWRHGSGLRQRWSDSALARSWRAGWGFDALYDGLLVRPLLLLARLNRKDLADQPVQFLAWLSMRGHAWLSIAQNGRLRRYAAGIALGAVLVLTVVTL, translated from the coding sequence ATGACGGCATGGCTGGGCTGGATACCTGCGTTGCCGCTGTTCAGCAGCCTGGTGCTGCTGCTGGTCGGCGGGCGTATTGGGCATCGGCTGGTGACCCTGCTGGGCGTGGGTTCGGTACTGGGCTCGGGACTGCTGTCCGGGATGCTGATCGTCGACTTCGTGGCGGCAGAGGGTGCGGCGGTGACGATCCGGCTGCTGCCCTGGTTCAGCAGCCCGGGGCTGAGCGTCTCTTTCGGACTCTATTTCGACGGTCTCAGTGCGGTGATGCTGGGCGTGATCACCGGGGTCGGGCTGCTGATTCACCTGTATTCCGCTGCGTACATGGCCGGTGATGAGGGCTATGCCCGCTTCTTCGGCTATCTCAACCTCTTTGTGGGCGCCATGCTGTTGCTGGTACTGGCGGACGATTTCCTGCTGCTGTACCTCGGCTGGGAAGGCGTGGGGCTGTGCAGCTTCCTGCTGATCGGTTTCTGGTACAAGGAACCGGGCAATGGCTATGCCGCGCGCAAGGCATTTGTCGTGACGCGGGTCGGGGATATCGCCCTGGCGGCGGCCTTGCTGATCATGATCCAGCAGTTCGGTACCCTGCATATCCAGACGGTCATCGAGCGTGCACAGCTGCAGTGGCTGGGGACGGACTGGTCGTTCTGGGTGGCCTTGCTGCTGCTGGGCGGGGCGGTGGGCAAGTCCGCGCAGCTGCCGCTGCAGACCTGGCTGCCCGATGCCATGGCGGGGCCTACGCCGGTCAGCGCGCTGATCCATGCCGCGACCATGGTGACCGCCGGCGTCTATCTGATAGCCAGGACCCAGGGCCTCTTTCTGCTGTCGCCCCAGGTCATGGAACTGGTGGCACTCATTGGCGCCCTGACCCTGTTCCTGGCCGCCTGCAGTGCGCTGGTACAGCATGACCTGAAGCGGGTGCTGGCCTATTCCACCATCAGCCAGATTGGCTACATGTTTTTTGCCCTGGGCGCCGGCGCCTTTTCGGCGGCGATCTTCCATCTGATGACCCATGCCTTCTTCAAGGCGCTGCTGTTCCTGGCCGCGGGCCAGGTGATCCTGAGCCTGCACCACGAGCAGGACCTGCGCCGCATGGGCGGACTGCTGCGCCGGCTGCCTTTCAGCGCGCTCTGTTTTGCCATCGGCTGCGCGGCGCTGGCCGCACTGCCGCTGACCTCCGGTTTTTACAGCAAGGATGCGATCCTGCTGCAGGCCTATGGGCTGCACGGGGGCAGTCTGGCCTGGTGGCTGGCGCTGGCCGGTGCCGGGATCACGGCGCTGTACAGCCTGCGGCTGTTCCTGAAACTGTTCTTCGGCGAGGCGGTTACCGAGCCCCGCCCCGATATGCGGCCGACGCTGGTGGTCCCGCTAGTGCTGCTCTGCCTGCTGGCACTCTTGGGTGCGCTGATCCCGCAACCGCTGGAGGCTGTCTTTGTACCGCTGGCGGTGATCGAGGTGCCGGCGGCTGTGCATGGCGCCATCCTGGTCATGCCCTGGCTGGGGCTGGCGACGGGTGCGCTGCTGTGGCGCCATGGCAGTGGCTTGCGACAGCGCTGGAGCGACAGTGCGCTGGCGCGCAGCTGGCGTGCCGGTTGGGGCTTCGATGCCCTCTATGATGGCCTGCTGGTGCGGCCGCTGTTGTTGCTGGCGCGCCTCAATCGCAAGGATCTGGCCGATCAGCCGGTGCAGTTCCTGGCTTGGCTCAGCATGCGTGGCCACGCCTGGCTCTCGATCGCCCAGAACGGGCGTCTGCGCCGCTATGCCGCCGGTATTGCCCTGGGCGCCGTGCTGGTGCTGACGGTGGTGACGCTATGA
- a CDS encoding complex I subunit 4 family protein — protein sequence MSLVLLILIPLLGALLVWLAERWHADLSRVLSLAVLGLDALLLLLLPHEAPAGGLWWLQFQADWLPNLGISWHFALDGLSVLLLWLTLFIGAVSVLVSWREIDQRVGFFHCNLLLSVAGIIGVFTALDLFVFFVFWELMLIPMVLLIAIWGHENRRYAAIKFFIFTQASSLLMLVAILGLVFVHYDQIGYLSFGYGDLLRLQLAPKQAFWLMLGFFVAFAVKLPVVPLHTWLPDAHTEAPTAGSVLLAAILLKTGAYGLLRFVLPLFPMASADFAPMAMGLGALGVLYGAKLAFAQHDMKRLVAYTSVSHMGFVLLGIYAMNGLALQGALMQMLAHGLSTAALFIIVGMLYARWHTRDLRELGGLWLVLPRLSGFTLLFALASLGLPGLANFVAEFLILAGAFQRDWPITLVAMLGLVGAALYALLLVQRSLWGTRVKEAKVHDCSPREWTVLASLALLLLVFGLHPQPVLDLVQRPVAAILAELPAQNSGRAELLHRASRERHP from the coding sequence ATGAGCCTGGTGCTGCTGATCCTGATCCCGCTGCTGGGGGCGCTGCTGGTCTGGCTGGCGGAGCGCTGGCATGCCGATCTCAGCCGGGTCCTGAGTCTTGCGGTGCTGGGGCTCGACGCGCTGCTGCTGTTGCTGTTGCCCCATGAAGCCCCGGCGGGCGGGCTCTGGTGGCTGCAGTTCCAGGCCGACTGGCTGCCGAACCTGGGTATCAGCTGGCATTTCGCCCTGGATGGTCTCAGTGTGCTGCTGCTGTGGCTGACCCTGTTTATCGGTGCCGTATCGGTGCTGGTATCCTGGCGCGAGATCGACCAGCGGGTCGGATTCTTTCATTGCAATCTGCTGTTGTCGGTGGCCGGGATCATCGGCGTGTTCACGGCCCTGGACCTGTTTGTATTCTTTGTGTTCTGGGAGCTGATGCTGATCCCTATGGTGCTGCTGATCGCCATCTGGGGTCATGAAAACCGTCGCTACGCCGCCATCAAGTTCTTCATCTTCACCCAGGCCAGCAGCCTGCTGATGCTGGTGGCGATCCTCGGCCTGGTGTTTGTGCATTATGACCAGATCGGGTACCTGAGCTTTGGCTATGGCGATCTGTTGCGGCTGCAGCTGGCACCAAAGCAGGCCTTCTGGCTGATGCTGGGCTTTTTTGTCGCCTTTGCCGTCAAGCTGCCCGTGGTGCCGCTGCATACCTGGCTGCCGGATGCGCACACCGAAGCGCCAACGGCTGGCAGCGTGCTGCTGGCGGCCATTCTGCTGAAGACTGGTGCCTATGGATTACTGCGTTTTGTGCTGCCACTGTTCCCCATGGCCAGCGCCGACTTTGCACCCATGGCCATGGGGCTGGGCGCGCTCGGTGTTCTCTATGGCGCCAAGCTGGCCTTTGCCCAGCACGACATGAAGCGGCTGGTGGCCTACACCAGCGTCAGCCATATGGGCTTCGTGCTGCTGGGCATCTATGCGATGAACGGCCTGGCGCTGCAGGGCGCCCTGATGCAGATGCTGGCGCACGGTCTGAGCACGGCGGCACTCTTTATCATCGTCGGCATGCTGTACGCGCGCTGGCATACCCGTGATCTGCGTGAGCTGGGCGGGCTCTGGCTGGTGCTGCCACGGCTGTCGGGCTTTACCCTGTTGTTTGCACTGGCGTCCCTGGGGCTGCCGGGGCTGGCAAACTTCGTCGCCGAGTTCCTGATCCTGGCCGGTGCCTTCCAGCGTGACTGGCCTATTACGCTGGTGGCGATGCTGGGGCTGGTGGGGGCCGCGCTCTATGCGCTGTTGCTGGTGCAGCGCAGCCTCTGGGGCACCAGGGTGAAGGAGGCCAAGGTACATGACTGTTCCCCCCGGGAGTGGACGGTACTGGCGAGTCTGGCGTTGCTGCTGCTGGTGTTCGGCCTGCATCCGCAACCGGTGCTGGATCTGGTGCAGCGCCCGGTCGCAGCCATTCTGGCCGAACTGCCGGCGCAGAATTCCGGCCGTGCCGAGCTGCTGCACCGGGCATCAAGGGAGCGACATCCATGA
- a CDS encoding NADH-quinone oxidoreductase subunit N has protein sequence MTLLELRALLPLLLVALTILVTMLLAGFCRHRRLLFWVYQLGLLGALLSLCGNLDLQAQGLAVTPLLRIDAFFGFFAALFILVAMCVGLMAAQYFGRRQHLAVPVEESYVLLALCLLGALVLAAAQHLAALFIGLELMSVASFALVAYPCGGAPASDRLQLPSLEAGLKYLLLSSVASAFLLFGMACLYLHTGTLAFAHLSLPVDGAASSLLPLVGLAMLLIGVAFKLALVPFHMWSPDVYQGAPTPFTALIATLSKGALVVVLLRYLLLSQALQIEQVATLLMALATLSILVGNLLALRQDDMKRLLAYSSIAHLGYLLVVVLAAGQAVSSELALQAGAFYLLAYSLTTLAAFAMISALSGGGDEIRDYRLDRYRGLCWRAPCLGGCFMLILLSLAGIPLTVGFIGKFYIFAAGAQARLWWLLGVVVLGSALGLYYYLRIILIMLRQDDQVSSLIGRHGRWLVYGLTLLLLLLGIYPLPVMQWLPLL, from the coding sequence ATGACCCTGCTCGAGTTGCGGGCGCTGCTGCCACTGCTGCTGGTGGCGCTGACCATCCTGGTGACCATGCTGCTGGCGGGTTTCTGCCGGCATCGGCGCCTGTTGTTCTGGGTTTACCAGCTGGGCCTGCTGGGGGCGCTGCTGTCGCTCTGTGGCAATCTGGATCTCCAGGCACAGGGCCTTGCGGTGACGCCGCTGTTGCGCATCGATGCGTTCTTCGGCTTTTTTGCCGCGCTTTTCATCCTGGTGGCCATGTGTGTCGGCCTGATGGCGGCACAGTATTTCGGGCGGCGCCAGCACCTGGCGGTGCCGGTGGAGGAATCCTATGTGCTGCTGGCGCTGTGCCTGCTGGGGGCGCTGGTACTGGCGGCGGCACAGCATCTGGCGGCCCTGTTTATCGGTCTGGAACTGATGAGTGTCGCGAGCTTCGCGCTGGTGGCCTACCCCTGCGGCGGCGCCCCGGCATCGGACCGGCTGCAGCTGCCAAGCCTTGAGGCCGGGCTGAAATACCTGCTGCTCTCGTCGGTGGCATCGGCCTTCCTGCTGTTCGGTATGGCCTGTCTGTATCTGCATACGGGTACGTTGGCGTTCGCCCATCTGTCTCTGCCGGTGGACGGTGCTGCGTCGAGCTTGCTGCCACTGGTCGGGCTGGCGATGCTGCTGATCGGTGTGGCCTTCAAACTGGCGTTGGTGCCTTTTCACATGTGGTCGCCGGATGTGTACCAGGGGGCGCCGACACCGTTCACGGCGCTGATTGCGACCCTGTCCAAAGGGGCGCTGGTGGTGGTTTTGCTGCGTTATCTGCTGCTGAGCCAGGCGCTGCAAATCGAACAGGTTGCCACCCTGCTGATGGCGCTGGCGACCCTGTCCATCCTGGTGGGCAACCTGCTGGCCCTGCGCCAGGACGATATGAAGCGACTGCTGGCCTATTCCTCGATCGCCCATCTGGGCTACCTGCTGGTGGTGGTTCTGGCTGCCGGGCAGGCCGTTTCCAGCGAGCTCGCGCTGCAGGCCGGTGCCTTCTATCTGCTGGCCTACAGCCTCACGACCCTGGCGGCGTTCGCCATGATCAGCGCGCTGTCCGGCGGTGGCGACGAAATCCGGGACTACCGGCTCGATCGCTACCGTGGCCTGTGTTGGCGGGCGCCCTGCCTGGGTGGCTGTTTCATGCTGATCCTGCTGTCGTTGGCGGGCATACCGCTCACGGTCGGCTTTATCGGCAAGTTCTACATCTTTGCCGCCGGCGCCCAGGCCCGGCTCTGGTGGCTGCTGGGCGTGGTGGTACTGGGCAGTGCCCTGGGCCTCTACTACTATCTGCGCATCATTTTGATTATGTTGCGCCAGGATGATCAGGTCTCAAGCCTGATCGGTCGTCACGGACGCTGGCTGGTGTATGGCCTGACGCTGCTGCTGCTGCTGCTGGGAATCTATCCGCTGCCGGTGATGCAATGGCTGCCACTTTTATAG
- a CDS encoding CobW family GTP-binding protein: MPTAERVPLTVISGFLGAGKTSWLNLQIRRGLPRDSLILVNDFGSINIDAQLIEYQDERILRLANGCICCTLGGTLAEQLAQAMRMEPRPAALYIEASGVAEPARIADIARVSRQLSLATVVCLVDASQMDTHAGSPYTGAVWHAQISAADQLHVNRLASDDASRARQLTVLRALNPAARLCLDGNTVSAQIDAVIPAGAPTTATAALGAQAAPVTAFAPSPAWRSVSLNYAGPIDAAQLEALLRQYADVVLRAKGMLKRRDQDRPQVFQLSGATLSWLPTRRAAAGNQLVCIGIRGERFDALGRALARLGDSKPPAQQEPHKGVAL, translated from the coding sequence ATGCCAACCGCTGAAAGAGTGCCGCTGACCGTTATCAGCGGTTTTCTGGGGGCCGGCAAGACCAGCTGGCTGAACCTGCAGATTCGCCGAGGCCTGCCCCGCGACAGTCTGATTCTGGTGAACGACTTCGGCTCGATCAATATCGATGCCCAGCTGATTGAGTACCAGGACGAGCGCATCCTGCGCCTGGCCAATGGCTGCATCTGCTGCACCCTGGGCGGAACCCTGGCCGAACAGCTGGCCCAGGCCATGCGCATGGAACCGCGCCCCGCCGCGCTCTACATCGAGGCCAGCGGCGTGGCAGAACCCGCCCGCATCGCAGATATCGCCCGGGTGTCGCGCCAGCTCAGCCTCGCTACGGTAGTGTGCCTGGTCGATGCCAGCCAGATGGATACCCATGCCGGCAGCCCCTATACCGGTGCTGTCTGGCACGCCCAGATCAGCGCGGCTGACCAGCTGCACGTTAACCGCCTCGCCAGCGACGACGCCAGCCGCGCCCGTCAACTGACGGTGCTGCGCGCACTCAACCCCGCTGCAAGGCTCTGTCTTGACGGAAATACAGTATCCGCGCAGATCGATGCGGTCATCCCCGCAGGGGCGCCCACGACGGCAACGGCAGCCCTGGGCGCACAAGCCGCACCCGTCACGGCATTCGCACCCAGTCCCGCCTGGCGCTCGGTCAGCCTGAACTATGCCGGCCCCATCGATGCCGCACAGCTCGAAGCCCTGCTGCGGCAATACGCCGATGTGGTGCTGCGCGCCAAGGGCATGCTGAAGCGCCGGGACCAGGACCGCCCCCAGGTGTTTCAGCTCAGCGGAGCGACGCTCAGCTGGCTACCGACCAGGCGTGCTGCGGCGGGTAATCAACTGGTGTGCATCGGTATCAGGGGGGAGCGTTTTGATGCATTGGGCAGGGCGCTGGCGAGGCTCGGGGACAGTAAACCGCCGGCACAGCAGGAGCCGCATAAAGGCGTTGCGCTCTGA
- a CDS encoding amidohydrolase, whose amino-acid sequence MSITVFAARRIITMNPSQPQASHIAVRDGRVLAVGPLESMQELGDYSLDERFADNIILPGFVEGHSHALEGAMWDYLYLGYFPRTDPDGRRWEGASSIEAMQQCLREAAAELAPDAPLIAWGFDPVYFEDDRIDRRQLDAAVDNRPVVIMHANLHVMTVNSRMLALSQLDRHAGIEGIMLGDDGQPNGELQEMAAMHAIFETLGTNLFEAVAAPETLYRYGQVARNAGVTTITDLYNPLTDEGIAALRQVTQDPQFPARLVPALSALAWTPEQGVERLQQCLELGNDKLHFGLVKMMTDGSIQGYTARMKWPGYHDGHGNGIWNAPPDALMNMVQVYHQAGLQLHIHTNGDEAVELMLDAVESALELWPRADHRHTLQHCQIIDHAQLRRTAKLGLCLNMFANHIYYWGDIHRERTLGFERSRRLEPLASARRLGIVTAIHSDAPVTPLGPLFTAWCAVMRQSASGQVLGEHERVSVAEALDMITLGAAYTLRLDHLVGSLEVGKFADMAVLGQDPYGVDPARLRDIPVLATVLGGQVHANR is encoded by the coding sequence ATGTCCATTACCGTCTTTGCCGCCAGGCGCATCATCACCATGAACCCGTCGCAACCCCAAGCCAGCCATATAGCCGTGCGCGATGGTCGCGTGCTGGCAGTGGGGCCGCTGGAATCCATGCAGGAACTGGGGGACTACAGCCTGGATGAGCGTTTTGCCGACAATATTATCCTGCCGGGCTTTGTCGAGGGCCACAGCCATGCGCTGGAAGGCGCCATGTGGGACTACCTGTATCTGGGGTATTTCCCCCGCACCGACCCCGATGGCCGACGCTGGGAGGGCGCCAGCAGCATCGAGGCCATGCAGCAGTGCCTGCGCGAGGCCGCAGCAGAACTCGCGCCCGACGCGCCGCTGATCGCCTGGGGCTTTGACCCGGTTTACTTCGAGGACGATCGCATTGACCGCCGCCAGCTCGATGCCGCTGTGGATAACCGCCCAGTGGTGATCATGCACGCCAACCTGCACGTTATGACCGTCAACAGCCGCATGCTGGCACTGTCACAGCTCGATCGGCACGCCGGCATCGAGGGCATCATGCTCGGCGACGACGGCCAGCCCAACGGCGAACTGCAGGAAATGGCGGCCATGCACGCCATCTTCGAGACCCTGGGCACGAACCTGTTCGAGGCGGTGGCGGCGCCCGAGACCCTCTACCGCTATGGCCAGGTGGCACGTAATGCCGGCGTCACGACCATCACCGATCTCTACAACCCGCTCACCGATGAGGGTATAGCCGCGCTGCGCCAGGTCACGCAGGATCCGCAGTTCCCGGCGCGGCTGGTGCCGGCCCTGAGTGCGCTGGCCTGGACACCGGAGCAGGGCGTTGAGCGGCTGCAGCAGTGCCTGGAACTGGGCAACGACAAGCTGCACTTTGGCCTGGTCAAGATGATGACCGACGGTTCGATCCAGGGCTACACGGCGCGCATGAAGTGGCCTGGATACCACGACGGCCACGGCAATGGCATCTGGAATGCGCCCCCCGATGCGTTAATGAACATGGTGCAGGTCTATCACCAGGCCGGGCTGCAACTGCATATCCATACCAATGGCGACGAAGCCGTGGAGCTGATGCTGGATGCGGTGGAAAGCGCACTGGAGCTGTGGCCCCGCGCCGACCATCGCCATACGCTGCAGCACTGCCAGATCATCGACCATGCCCAGCTGCGCCGCACCGCCAAGCTTGGCCTGTGCCTCAACATGTTTGCCAACCATATTTACTACTGGGGCGACATTCACCGCGAACGCACCCTGGGGTTTGAACGCAGCCGCCGCCTCGAGCCCCTGGCCTCGGCGCGACGCCTGGGCATAGTGACGGCCATCCACAGCGATGCGCCCGTCACCCCCCTGGGGCCGCTGTTCACCGCCTGGTGCGCCGTGATGCGCCAGAGCGCATCCGGCCAGGTACTGGGCGAACACGAAAGGGTCAGCGTGGCCGAAGCGCTGGACATGATCACCCTGGGCGCCGCCTATACGCTGCGACTCGATCACCTGGTCGGCAGTCTGGAAGTCGGCAAGTTCGCCGATATGGCGGTACTCGGGCAGGACCCCTACGGGGTCGATCCGGCCCGGCTGCGTGATATACCGGTGCTTGCGACCGTACTGGGAGGCCAGGTCCATGCCAACCGCTGA
- a CDS encoding sodium/glutamate symporter, with product MGSTFHGVIAFALLASMLLCGSLLRNRIGLLRNSLVPASIIGGLLGFILLSLELIPGFSTADFTALTFHFFTLSFMSLCLTGNSKDASLSGGSIVRGGLWLTLIWSISLGLQGVIGYGVIAGYDALTGAGVSEWLGAIITHGFTQGPGQALTYGGIWEKEYGIENAAQVGLIYASLGFLVAFLVGVPMAKNFIRRGLNANKASNIDDDFTAGFYSDEHKPVSGHMISHPANLDSFAYHLGLLALAYVLTYIWLGAMQPVVADFKPGGINLSVLFSYNLFFLHGLAVCVLLRLAIDRLGLSHRVDDETLKRITGSSVDFMVVGTLMSIKFAVLYALLTPILLVTLAVTVTTLIGCLFLGRLSGNLGRERAITAFGCCCGSTGTGLLLLRMMDANFSTSVPKELAFFNLAIIVTNFHILFVFAPLVPSLGGWTYLMVFGGTALFFLACVPLLMKRRPKAGQASANPIKEPC from the coding sequence ATGGGAAGTACCTTTCACGGCGTTATCGCCTTCGCGCTGCTCGCCAGCATGCTGCTGTGTGGCAGCCTGCTGCGCAACCGTATCGGCCTGCTGCGCAATTCGCTGGTTCCGGCCAGCATTATCGGCGGCCTGCTGGGCTTTATTCTGCTGTCGCTGGAACTGATTCCGGGCTTCAGTACGGCCGACTTCACGGCCCTGACCTTCCACTTTTTCACCCTGAGTTTCATGTCCCTGTGCCTGACTGGCAACAGCAAGGATGCATCCCTGTCCGGCGGTAGTATCGTGCGTGGCGGACTCTGGCTGACACTGATATGGAGCATCAGTCTGGGGCTGCAGGGCGTGATCGGCTATGGCGTCATCGCGGGCTATGACGCCCTGACCGGCGCCGGCGTAAGCGAATGGCTCGGCGCCATCATCACCCATGGCTTTACCCAGGGGCCAGGCCAGGCGCTGACCTACGGCGGCATCTGGGAAAAGGAATACGGCATTGAGAATGCCGCCCAGGTAGGCCTGATCTACGCCTCTCTCGGCTTTCTGGTGGCCTTTCTGGTGGGTGTGCCCATGGCGAAGAACTTTATCCGCCGCGGCCTGAATGCCAACAAGGCCTCCAATATCGACGATGACTTCACAGCCGGTTTTTACTCTGATGAACACAAGCCCGTCAGCGGTCACATGATCTCGCACCCGGCCAACCTCGACTCCTTCGCCTACCACCTGGGGCTGCTGGCCCTGGCCTATGTGCTGACCTATATCTGGCTCGGCGCCATGCAGCCGGTCGTGGCGGACTTTAAGCCCGGCGGTATCAACCTGTCGGTACTCTTCAGCTACAACCTGTTTTTCCTCCACGGGCTGGCGGTCTGCGTGCTGCTGCGCCTGGCCATAGACCGCCTGGGTCTGTCGCACCGGGTCGATGACGAAACCCTGAAACGCATTACCGGCTCGTCGGTGGACTTCATGGTGGTCGGTACCCTGATGAGCATCAAGTTTGCCGTGCTCTACGCTCTGCTGACCCCCATTTTGCTGGTTACGCTCGCCGTAACCGTCACCACGCTGATTGGCTGCCTGTTTCTCGGCCGCCTCAGTGGCAACCTTGGCCGCGAAAGGGCCATCACCGCCTTCGGCTGCTGCTGCGGCTCCACCGGCACCGGTCTGCTGCTGTTACGCATGATGGATGCCAACTTCAGCACCTCGGTCCCCAAGGAACTGGCGTTCTTCAACCTGGCGATCATCGTCACTAACTTTCACATCCTGTTCGTTTTTGCCCCGCTGGTGCCCTCCCTCGGCGGCTGGACCTACCTGATGGTGTTCGGCGGCACGGCACTGTTCTTCCTCGCCTGCGTGCCACTACTGATGAAACGCCGCCCAAAGGCCGGCCAGGCATCCGCAAACCCGATCAAGGAGCCCTGCTAA